cagtcagataaaagttacatttccattttcagatagaagttttcttctctcagtGTATGAATTTTCACAAATGGAGTAATGCAATGTAGGCAAGATTGCAAATGGAAGACTCTGAAACCTCTTCATCAATGCATTATCACAAAATGCATGTAAGTAATGCATCACTGAAGAAATATACCACCtgcttgttttctctcccttttcctcatTACTAACCACCTCCATGTACTTGATTTTACCTAGCCTTAATGTGCTTCTCAGGCCAAATTATCATTTACCACTCCTTTATCAGACCTCTATTTTTTCCAGAGTTGTAGCTTGCAGTGAACGTGAGCTGCTTTTAGAAAGCTCCCCTAAGGtttctcagttttctgcttCATGTTTTGTAAACATTGGCATAGCTTACCAATATTTATTGGTATAATCCACTTTTAGAAGTCTAAATTTTTTGGATAATTTTCTACAATTTACCATCAATAAAATCATTAATAGTCAAGCTACAATTATCAGCACCTGagagcagagaaaggcaaaaagccACATCCGCCAGTTACCTCACCCCATCCTCCACCAGTATACCATGGCTAAGATAAACATGACCTGCCTAGATGCAGTTTGCATCACTGCACACAGCAAGTTCTGTCTTGTGAAACCAGACAATGTTTACTTACGTTCCGGCTTTACTCTGTGTGGCCCCAGTGTAGCCATTGCcttgaaacacacacacaaaaaaagttcaTCAGCAAACAGTCTTTTTTCTTAGCTGTCAGCTTTAATTGTGTTGTGCAGTGTAGCTCAAGATGCTTGCTTTTGCATGCAAAAACACAATcagaacaaatctgaaaagTGTGTTGAACAGTGACCCAGTAACTGAAACAGGATTTGGGACGGAGGGGAGAAccacttttttaattaattttgattttatataactcaaattttctaaattaaatccTCAAAACTGCTGTTATGTAATTCtatcaaaaatgcaaaattacattaattctgattctgaaaaagaaagtgcCATCTGAAGCAGTTACTCTTCAGATTCATAAGCTATACTCACAAGCTCACACAGTAGCAAAGTaggtttaaaaaacataaaactaagttgtttttttttaaatgatttcaataaaagacaaaatccCCATCAGATTCTAGCTTTAAATCATGTTACACTACAACAAAGAAACTGAGGGAAAGCTATTTTGTGTCTATGCCTCTGATGTGATAGGTAGAGAAAACACTCAGACAGGTTTTCACATAGGAACCACATTTTACTTCTTGTTTAGGAAATATTTACAAGTATAAAGCCGTATGGAAATAGACTCAATGCCGTCTCCCAACAAGCTTTTGAATTCTCATAAAGTAGTTTCCTACTCCATAAGCTAGGAAGCACTGATTTTTGCTAGCTTACTGTGGGATATTTTCCAACTGCAGATGCAAGGCAAAGATAGCATTTGGTTACAGCAAGTTGTATTAACAATATGGTAAAGATCCTATATGACACTCTGTACCCAAAagttggatttattttcttccaaatatattAACTGGTCAAATAAATTTATCTTCCTGTAAACCCTGATCCTCTTATAAtccgggaaaaaaaaaatagttatacTTTATACCAAAAAAGTGttgaaatgaaaagctgaagaagtcttcataaaataaacaatttactATCAGAAAACATACTATATGACATATGTtcaaattttgttatttaaaagaaaatcctacCAAACTATCCTATCATAGTCTGACATAGTTGGGTAGAAATTCTGAGAAATCTCATCTCTATCACAGAAATTGTGGTCTACACATTTTAGAGTTAAGCTCTTCCACTCCCTGATCAGATTCCTCTGCATGATTTGGGTAGAGTCAGAGAAAGTAGCAATAACATAGCTTGAACAGAAGCATTAGCTGAccaatgaagaaatgaaaatctgctttaaGTCTTGATTGTATTCAAAACacattcacatatttttaagaGGCAAAAGGAACAGTCAAGAACCCACACAAAACCCAAAGGAAGCTACTGGCATTCAACTTTTCATCTTACCTTCCTTATTGTCGTCCAGTCTTCAAGAATATCAAGGTCTTGTAACATATAAACTATATAAGGGCGTGGAAAAGTTAAGGAATACTCCTTTAAACAGTGATAataaaaacacctgaaagattGTAGAAAGATATTAACACCTGTTCTGACAAGCTCTCACATAAAAAATACCTACGTGAAGTGAAAGCTCAGTAATAATAAATGCATCTTTGAATTGTGCAAcccagaatcatagaatagcttgaGTTGTAGGGGACCCTAAAAACCATGACTGAAATTGCTGGGCTTTTAGGTCTAAAACtatgttaatgttttctgtttggaatGTATCTTAAAATGGCAAGGTATTTCATAATCCACAGAATCAGATGCTGTTTATCTTGACCTCCTAAAGACGATGACTGAGAACTAAAGGAATGCACCTTCACAACCTGGCACTGAAATTTCCAAAAGCAGTTAAAACTAAACAAGGCATTTGTAATCTGTATTGATTAACAGCACTCAGCTTTTAAGCACTAGTTAAAAAACATCTCCACTAAATTGCATGTATGACACATTCTAATGTCAGTTGTTATTAGTACATGTCACTCATCTGGGATGTGTTCTGATAAATCAACCATCCTGATGCAGGGTGTCTCAATTAGGACAggtacagaaaaagaaaagagataatacaaataatataaatacagaaacaaaatttaaaaacatttaaaaatagaaagtgacCATTCTGTCAAAGCCTTATTCCTTCATATATTATCCTCCCAGTTAGTCAGAAAAACATGTGAAAGTAACAGGATTCTTTTGCAGCACCTTAGcaataaaaattgcatttatgcCACATAATGTCAGTATTTAATAGAAATTTCTTTTACAGGCAGTCTCCATGATTCAGGCATCTTCTAAGCCATTACATCTCTATCCTGTAATGTGGGGTAGGGCCAGAAGGGAGATAGAACACTCGGTTTGCAAACAtaattccttctttctcttaAGAAGGATGATACTGTCTCCTAGGTCTTATACCCTAAGAAGTTTCAGCTGCACTGTATGCTCATCTACAGCTAAAAAGAAGTCATCAAcacaaaatacttaaatacttaaatactaCACTCACTTGAATCCCAAGCACgcaaaaaactttaaaagttaaaaattccAAGAACTGAGACAGTTAATCAAAGAAGGTTCTAAAGTCTATAGAATTGTTAAGGAGTAATAAATTGAGGTAGATATATCCCAGTATGACAAGCAAAGCTATAAATCAGAAGTTACACCAGTCAAGTTATACCCTGTAAACATAACACCtaactgtttcttctttcattttgtagcTAGCTGATCATCAGGCTGAATCCCCACTGCACTGAATGAAGGTCAGCACTTTacctcaattttcttttcaccaaATTAATCCTTTTAGTAAAATCAGAAGGCGGCTCCAGTTACAAGAAGTTATTACTTATTCATTCATGCCCAGAAGAGCTTTTAATCTCAGGGTAACCACCTTTCTATGTCTCcgcacaagaaaaaaagtctcttccTAACTTGTAATAACTATCTACGCCTTTCTGCTCTAAGCCTCTTCTCCCAAGttccttgtttttcagaagagcagCTGGACTGAGCACGCTTCAAGATACGTTCTTCATTATGTACAGGATATTCCTTAATATACAAGGTACCTAATTCAGACCTCTGAAGTCCTTTCTTTCTAACCAACCATATTGAAAAAATGATGGCAAATACTCACGAAATACCTGAAACATGAGACAAATTACTTCTATTTTCTGAAGTTAGAAAAGTCAAATATGAAACTAGTAGTTAGAGATTCTTAATTTCAATTTCAACTATGTTTCTCTAATCTGAATTAGAATAATATCTGCCATTCCAAAATCAATTTTGAGAATGCATTCTCTCTTCAACTTATCAATGACATGTAGTAAAAGTCCCTATGTGAAAGCTACCAGGAAGAACAGCAATTTCAGTAAAAGGATATCTGATACAACAACAGGTTTCTTTTTATCTGGACTAAATggatcctttcttttcttccgGGACTGTAGCTCATCATTCCATAATTCTGAAAAGACATAATAAGAATATGTTACGAATCAGAAACGTGCACATCTAGCTTTTCTTACAGTAAAAAAACACTGtccagaaatgagaaatacGAAATTTTCTGGTGAGATGCAGTTTCTGAACAGAATGAAGATGTTGCATGATTATGCAGTCATAGATTAATATtctcaaaacacacaaaagatgCTGACAATTACTGGACTAAAGTTTGATTAAACCTTAAATTTAAGTTTAAACCCACCTCCCAAAGCCTACACTGTAGTTCTGAACAGCATTCTACTGGATAACCTGAAACTCACCAGAAATATTATGAGTACTGTCAACCAACTAATCAGTAGCtacaacattaaaacaaaccaaacactTTTAATTTCCATTCACCTGAGGTAATATCAATGCTATGCCTGTCTTCTTCAAGTCTTCTAATCTTCTCTTCTAATTCACTTTGTACAGTATCATACAACAGAAGCTTTTCactctaaaataaaaagaaattaggcATTTATACATGACTAAGTTCTATCACCTAAACACACATAAGATCTATTTAAAGGCTCAGTGGAAGGAAAGAACTGATTTGagataaaaaaaattcagaagcagTACAGCATACAACATATCCCCATATCCATTTCCTTAGCACACGATCCTGGTTTCTCAGAGACAGCACATTCATTGGCATAAGCATAAATACAGTTATCAAATATCAGAACCAAGAATAACTAGGTATATAAAGCACACAGCTAGATCTCCAGAATAGCTACTTGTATTTTGACacaaattcagtattttccttttgggtAGCAAAAATTTATTCACGATGAGTAACTGTAAAGTCTTAAGCTCTTCTCCAACTTTCTTTAAGGATCAAAAAAGCTAATGTTTTCATGGAAAGTCCTTTATTAACCCACCTCCAATATTAACAAGACTGTAGTCAATAGATAGATAGAGATGTATCATCCACCACTACAGTATTTACAATTGCCTAttttcagagaactgaaaaatacctactcacaacaaaaataatttattatgcACACAAACTAATGGTCTAGAAAGTTGTGAAAGCAAAACTGTGTACCTCAAAGCTAAGAGAAACACTTTAAAACTGCTTTAGAAAAGTATGCTAGttcattctttcaaaatataatttctgatCCAAATAGATTAACACAAACCTTTAACCTTTGTATATAAGAAGTGCTAAAAACACACCTAAGATAAATGGAAACACTTTGGTGTGAACTTTCTACAGAATTTTGTAGTCTACCCTCTCTTCCATCTCTAAGCCTTTGACAATGAGAAAATCAACTTTGTAGTACAACTGCTCTCAATTATAATTCACCATATAGGACTGATGCCAAAGTTACACAGTACCTATATAGATGAGTTACCCTTTTAAAGGCAGCTTCTGAACACACTAAGCACACTAAAACAGTAACTTCAATTTAAGGCAAGTTCCAAGCTTCAAGACAATAAATTTACTGCATAAATTTGCACACTTCCTGAAACACAAGTAGAAAATGCAGCCAactattacattttaaagttcatttttgcTGAGCAGCATCTCTAACAACTCTGGAAAACAGAGACTTGGacttacagggaaaaaaaaaaaggcagcttaaGCAGCACAAGTATCTAGCTATTAGGTACCACATTGGAACCAGAAGTTGCAGTCCCTAGAGCCACTAGAGTAAATGTCTGCACCTCATCTGCTCCTGCCCACAGTACAGCATACCAACAGAAACTTACCTTAACCAGTGTTCAAGCTAGTATGCAGGTGTGAAGCAAAAGagttataaagaaaacaaggacTCCTATTGCAATAGATGGTTGTCATGCTTAACATTCCCTTCAAGTCACAAAGTACTTACACTCCAGAGACCtcctttcatatatttttcaacCCCttgttactaaaaataaaaatattccccACTGGAattgaaaagacaaaactttCTTATATATACCTGAAAGGTCAGATGAGTGTTATTTGTTCTGAGACcgttttaaaattaaattgtgtttgtgtttaGACACCTGTTTTGCTGCAAGCACTTGGTGACAAATAAGGTGTGAAAAGCTGTTACAGGCAACAGAAGCTGAATGGCTGTGCTCTAGTGTAACATTGATTTTACAAGCAGTTCTACTGACTTTGAAGAGCTTTCCCCCTGAGAGACCCTTATTGGATGGTGCATGTTTGAATTCTGAAGGTTTCACAGGAGAAGCATAGcagcaaaacaagcaagaagAACCACCTGAAAGAGGAATAATATATAGCCAAAGCAAATCATTCATTTGTGGATGGAAAACCCTGCCAGTCTTACAGCATTCTGTCCAGCCTCAGGAGAATTCACAGGAATGAAGAAAGTCAGTAATGAGTAGTCCTACATTATACCTTGAAGTAAAcgagaaaacaagcaaagaagaaaacactgtaaTGGGGGGCTGAGGAGGACTATGATGCAAACCTCAGGATCTAAGCAGCTAGGCTAGAGGATCAGACATGCATGTACTTGAGTATTTGTACAACAGTATGCAGTATTTAGATACTTAAATACAAGTGTTTATGCTCAAGGAGAGAAACGTATTTTTCCCgtaattgcttttgaaatgacaACTCTTTCCACCAGCAGACCAAGATACTTTAAAAAGACTTAAgactattattattacaaaaGTGTAGTGtaccttttcttaaaattatgGTAGATAATTTAGCTACTGTTCTTAGTAATCATTTCataaaaaaggctaaaaaatcTAATAAGAACttgctaatgaaaaataagagaacTTAATTTATATTCAAATCTAACCTAATATAAAGACAATTTTAATATGCTTTGAACAAACTTTAACGTGGGCTTAAATAtcacaaaacaaatgcattaaaataactGCAATAATAAAAGTATGCACTGAACATGACACAGTAAAGACAAATGAAATTAGCTAGCAATATAGAATAGCTAGCACAACCTCACAGTGCTGTCGAGAGGCTTGAATTTCACATTCATATTTGTTCTTCACAGATTCCAGACAAAGCTCTCTATAGATACCTGTAACCAAGCAAATTACaacaatattaatttctttaggTGACATCTGATTTCAAAGTTCTCTTTTAGGACTTCCTGCACATCCCAAAATAGgtacaaaagggaaaatatagatatattaCTTTAGGCAATTACAGTGGCTAGCTCctttacaaagtaaaaataagtaCAAGTAATCTCTTAAATCTAAAgatctgatgaaaaataaatgctattttcactttttcccctATCAGTCAACAGATCATGCTAACCTTACAAAACAGGtctatttcatatttctgatcAAATTATCCTGGATATCCTTACTTTTCAAATACAGGAAGTACTTGATGGCCTCTTCTATCCTgtaattagtattttaaataacaaggGGAGGGGTGTTAAACAGCtagaaataatatttggaaTGAGGCTTGCTTTGCACAGCACAACACTAATAAATCACATCAATTAACAAGACTGTTCCATTCTTAGAACCAGCCTTCTTGCAATACAAGGAGCACTGCTTCTGAGTATTAGGACTATTTCTTACACCTACCAATTTATCATCATTGTTTATCTGCCTGAAATCAGCAGTGTGGGTATAAATGTTTCTAGAAGAAACAGAGATGTTTTATTGACTTGCTGAAATAGTCGACTCATGTTTTGTGTGAAGTGCTCACTGCCTTagagagcagaggaaaaaaagtttcttttctattacatccatagtttttgtttttttttttcccccttcctcccctctttaAGGAACAAGTGGGTCCTTTGGACCTGCTGGAGCTCAAGTCCTGCTACTACCCACTTCTGTCAAGGCTGTGAAACAGCAAGGACAAATAGACCCGTTCTGCAGTTTCCAGTGTCCTATGGAACAACTCTGTGAATCTCATTAAGTTgaggacaaaaggaaaaaaaataaatctgatttctaGTCTCAACTTCAAGGAAACGTGTAGTCTTCTCCCTGGGCTCTTTTTACATTGGAACATGCatcttcagtgctgctgaagaCTCAAATCAGGAAAATCTTTAATATTCTCCCTATCCACACCCTCCTACATGAAAGCACTGACAGAAAGTCACacttaaaactgaaaaccaaCAGCTTGGGTTAAGGTTGTTTTCATGTCAAACTTTCAGGGAAGTTCATCTGGGAATCTACCATTAAACACAAGAGGGCTGCTTAGGATTAGTCAAGTAAAGTTGTGGTGAAGATCTTAAAACCCAGAAATTCCAGGTCACCATCTGAGGGAAAGCATTACAGAGATGACCAGGAGGGAGAGAAATGCAATAGACCAAAAGATTCCAATTTCATTTCACAGTCTGCAGTCAAAAGTACCAATGAAAACATACTGTGTACTACTAGTATTATAAAAAACATAAGCAGGCTTGTCATTTTCCAGTTGGCTGACGTACTGCTTCTGCTGAATTTTTTAGAAAAGACATTGGCATAACTTCTCACAGCTGTCTGCCTTTTGTCTCTGACTGCCTGTTTCAGGTAACCCCTGGACAGCTGAATTACTCTTTTAGGAAGCTACAGAATGAAAAGACTTTACCATAAGGAAGACAAAGTTGTATATGTCCCTTAATAGCACTATTCCATGTGACTATACGGTTGTATCCTAGAAGAAGATAAGACTTCTTGCCTGCTTCTTCTATGAGCATAAAAGCCCACCTAAACATTCACTAAAATGCAGTTTACATAAAAGCTGTTAAGGACaaggattttcttccttccccagacTGGAACAAGAGGAGGGGAGCAAAGGACTGAAGAGACATAACTAGAGGAGCAGAAAAAACATGATGTTCTAAGATGACAAGAATGAACTGGATGGCATCTATATAGTTCTTCATTTCAACAATGACCCACGTGAGCAGAGTTGATCCCAAATCTTCTGACTAATAAAAATGATTACTGTTTCTAATTCAATAATTTTATGCTCACTACACAAAGACAGCCAGACATTAAATGAAACCTAAATGAgccatatttttaatgtaatgttaTCAGGCAATTTGTGGAAAGAAGTAAGCAACCTATTCATTTTGACTTGAAAATTACTTTAAGTTTAAAACCATGCCATGGTGTTTCTAGCTTTAAAACACACTGCTTTAACAAttctaaagttaaaaaaaaaaagatttccctTAAAATTCATAGCAACATTATACTGttgaagcagaaatatttactttttatgcCTACCTGCCACCTTGGTTCGgatttgcatattttcttgCAATGCTGCCAATGGTTCTAAATATTCAGGTGCTTTTCCAGCTATGACCTCTTGTAGTTTTGCATCCACTTGACTTAATCTCTCTTTGTAAagtcttaaagaaaatgaacattaaaaaaattaaagcaaacaaattagaagaaatatttttaaaagacctAATCTGCCTCTCTTTGTTAACATTATGGCACACCCACTGAAGCAAATTTAAGATTTGTTACCATTTGAATTTTCCATGCTTGTGTCatggaagggagggaaggagagccATTTTGTGGACAGAAAATCCCATCCACTTTGTTGTTCACACATCTGCTCTCATCCTACCACAAACCAAGGCAAAAGATAGGTAGGCTCTTATTGAAGCAACCCTCATTCCATCCCCTGTGAAAATCCACATATCAAATACCATCAAAACGTCATGGGATAGTGTGTAACTGCCATCTTCCATTCCCaccaaaaggaaatattacgatatttttattttacctgatGTAGTATCAATTACAAGCCTTTCAATCACAATAAAACTCCACTCTTCATAGCTagttaattaaatataatgttGAAAGATAAAATCATCAACATAAACAGCTCATCCTGTTCTCATGTTTTCACTTTGCACTCCACAATCAAAAGTGTTAACACTGAGGCAAGCATATACAAACTTCCATGTATGTGCTGAGAACACATCAAACATTACCTTTTAACGCAGTCTCCTCTTCAGGACAGCAATGCTACCTTTTTACTTGTTTAGAGTATATTGCTTAAGTAATgaattaaacagaagaaagttcACACATACCAAAAAATCAAGACCTGCTTGAGAACTACTGCCTGTTCACTTGAAGCAACACCagcctgattttcattttatcttgaTGACAACTCAAATAGTTCAAGCATATGTACCTAACACAGCTATAGTTAAATAGTGATCACTCCCACTTATCTGCAAACTGATAATAGACTCAATCTGACCTGCAGCCAAATGACATAGCCTGCAGCTGATTAAAGACCAATTTGGTGTTCTCAGTCCTTGATGAGCATGCTATGCACGCAGTCATTAACATCTAGCTACATCAGAATAATCTAACAACAACATAAGCAGAGGTACATAGCGCACATGACTGGCTGCGTCACTAACATCACATTTACACAGCACCAACTTCCAGCTAAATCAGGCCTGGGTGCTGCAAGCACTTGGTATCACATAGCAGTTGATGAACTAAAACTGCTTACCCAGTAATTTCAAACAGTGATTTGCCTAAAATGGGTAACTGCTGTCAACAAGTGTAAACCCCACTTATAGGATCCAAATTTAGTTTCCCTATAAAACAATCGcttcttcatctctgctgctggttGAGGAACACCCTGTTGTTCaagcatctcttccttctttccccctttcttttttataaagtTTGCTATTACGTATCTCAGATCTCCAGTAGAAAGAGCTATCACACAATATGAACACTCATCTGGAATGCAATGACAACTGATTCATTTTCAATTAGAATATGTACGCCCAAGAATAGACAAGGtttcctgaatatttcttttgcagGTACCTGGTTAAGTTAATTGCCGAATTCCCATCAATTTAAACTGGAACAGATACATCTAGCTTACCTGggcacatctgaaaataaattttatatacatacagaagACTGGGTCTAACTCAAACGAGATTCTCTTCTGAATAACTGTGACTATTCAGTTCTTCTCTTCTACTTACTAGGTCTTTACTCTGAGTGATGCAGATATTATGGCAAACTACTGACAAAGAGCTAACAAAGGTTTCATTTCCAGTATTGGTTTCTGGTTTGCAGTAACTACAGGAAATTTTCATTAGTACTGGCTATAAAAACTGCTATTATACCTTgtaaaaaaaaactcatttctaGTGTAGCAAAGACAGTGCTTGGATCTGTTTATGCAAgtcacatatatataaaaggagGACAAGGATCTTGATACATACCTCCAAAGATCACAATTCCTTGGTTTTGCTAAGCATCAATTCCTTGGTTTTGCTAAGCATCTAGATGCAATAGACCCATGTCAGCCCTATGCAGCAACACTTCAGAATCATTCttacagcaaagcagaaataaaataaatatttgtatatatacacacagtaaattctctctctctctctctctctctctctctctctctctatatatatatatatataaaatatatgaaaacaaatatattctcTCATATAAGagcctgcagaaaataaaataatttggagCAACTGTCTGCAAATCATTTCAGAACTTCCAATCCTTATTCTTCTCCAAAAGTAGTATCTgcttatttgaaaaacaagaaacaccAGCTGCACACAGTATTCTCATGGAACAAAACCTCAAACGAGgcacttaaaatattaaaatacttactGATCTTTGAGGTCTGTAAATTGCTTTTCAAGATTGGACATTTCATCTAAACACTCCATTCTTCTTCTTTCACAGTCCTCATCATCCATTTCTAAGAATAAGAAAAGGTAACATATTTTGAACaacataaacaaataaactggattttttttctagcaaattTTCAACACATCTGAATTTTAGCCAAAAACAGATCAACCTCTCTTATCTTACAGCAGGTTATAAGAAATCATTTGTCACATGAACTGCGAGGTTAAGAAACTTAGGTCTAATTCTAGAAGAAACCCCATAAAgtgcaatttttcttcctcaaagcAAGATTAAATCATTGTAAGTCTTCAAGAGGTTAAATTTTGTAACTGATAATGCAAAGTACGCCTGAAGAAAGTAAGAAACAGAactattaaacattttatagCACGTCAGATGAAAGGCAGCATTACCCATGAAGATTTATTTGCCATAGCTGAAAATTCAAGTGCATCCTTGTGTTAGtatgagcaaaagcaatctgcagaaagcaaacacagtCCAAATGTTACATTTGTCATACATAATTCAAAGCTTAGTTTTAATAAtatcagttaaaaagaaaaatgtaacacttggttttgaaaacagctttcatcCTTTACAATTGGGACACTTGTTTGAGTCTCAATTACTCATGTAGAAATATCTGCAGCTCATCATAAagaccatttaaaaatactgtatttgtaaTGAAACAGGTCTTAACAGCAAAACCTGCAAAATCTagaattttgaagaaatttgaTTTCATATGCTTTTATGGAACAAGAGTTACTAACATTAAATTCTTTCCAGAGCttctgaagtgctttgaaaagTTGAACTAAAAGTTTTAGCTTAGTTTCCTTTTGTTGAAGAAAGCATTATCTacctttttccttgcttttgtgaTGAATTAAACAAACTAAAAGTTGGGAAGGCTTTCctcaaaacagcatttcttgCTTCATTTCCCTTCACACAGGATCTCACCCTCTGCTCTTTTAGATTTACCAAAGCACAACTCAAGAGGATAAAAGGTATGGTATCTCAAAAGATGTATGTAACAAGTAGTAAAGCACACAATGGAAAACTGCTGAATTTTAGTGACATGCAACCTTCTGCTGTACTTCAGCAAATATAAGGTAGAAAAAGGCAAGTTCAAAACCCTATTTCTGTCAAAGAGACGCGTTTCCAAGGCATTAATGAAACTGGTGCTTCATTAATCACAGTTCTccataataaaaaattaagtatcTAGGCTCGAAGCTACAAAATTCTTcactccttcctgcccttcctccACCAGCCCTGCCCATCTGAGcgttttaaaaagaagagtgaaaaaaaaggCTCTGCTAAGCCACATTCGGAAGATAGAGATATGCTGAAGCAGctttacagcagcagcatctcaagGAAATAGCTCCTGTACAAGTGACTGATGATGAACAATCACAGGAAGAATGGAGAGCCACGCCatcaggagctggggctggactGGTGCAAGCAGGCCACAGTGTGAGAGCTGTCCTGAGGGGGCCATGCCCAGCTGAGGAGTTAAGCAAACTCCCAGTTGCTGATGGAGAGGCAAAGCAGGATGCTCTGCATCCGTTCTTCTAGAACGC
The genomic region above belongs to Cygnus olor isolate bCygOlo1 chromosome 5, bCygOlo1.pri.v2, whole genome shotgun sequence and contains:
- the BRMS1L gene encoding breast cancer metastasis-suppressor 1-like protein translates to MPVHSREKKENNHDEMEVDYGENEGSSSEEEETESSSVSEEGDSSEMDDEDCERRRMECLDEMSNLEKQFTDLKDQLYKERLSQVDAKLQEVIAGKAPEYLEPLAALQENMQIRTKVAGIYRELCLESVKNKYECEIQASRQHCESEKLLLYDTVQSELEEKIRRLEEDRHSIDITSELWNDELQSRKKRKDPFSPDKKKPVVVSGPYIVYMLQDLDILEDWTTIRKAMATLGPHRVKPEPPVKLEKHLHSARSEEGRLYYDGEWYGRGQTICIDKKDECPTSAIITTINHDEVWFKRPDGSKSKLYISQLQKGKYSIKHNHN